The Kitasatospora paranensis genome has a window encoding:
- the tsaE gene encoding tRNA (adenosine(37)-N6)-threonylcarbamoyltransferase complex ATPase subunit type 1 TsaE, with product MGSHTTLTVATPERMGRLGRGLAALLRPGDLVLLSGELGAGKTTLTRGLGEGLGVRGAVTSPTFVIARVHPSLTGGPALVHVDAYRLGGGLDEMEDLDLDVSLPESVVVVEWGEGKVEQLSEDRLEVRIERALGGDAEEQDDHDPRQVTVTGLGTRWDGVDLASLGHA from the coding sequence ATGGGCTCGCACACCACACTCACCGTCGCCACGCCCGAGCGGATGGGGCGGCTCGGGCGGGGGCTCGCGGCCCTGCTCCGCCCGGGCGACCTGGTGCTGCTCTCCGGCGAACTGGGCGCCGGCAAGACCACGCTGACCCGGGGTCTGGGGGAGGGGCTGGGCGTGCGCGGCGCCGTGACCTCCCCGACGTTCGTGATCGCCCGGGTGCACCCGTCGCTGACCGGGGGCCCGGCGCTGGTGCACGTGGACGCGTACCGGCTGGGCGGGGGACTGGACGAGATGGAGGACCTCGACCTCGACGTGTCGCTGCCGGAGTCGGTGGTGGTGGTCGAGTGGGGCGAGGGCAAGGTCGAGCAGCTGAGCGAGGACCGGCTGGAGGTGCGCATCGAGCGGGCGCTGGGCGGGGACGCCGAGGAGCAGGACGACCACGACCCGCGGCAGGTGACGGTGACGGGGCTCGGCACCCGCTGGGACGGCGTCGACCTGGCGTCGCTCGGCCACGCCTGA
- a CDS encoding alpha/beta hydrolase yields the protein MTEPVGSNPVAAVAKAAGTASAGVSRAGLIGISLGVVAAGAAAGVAIERLTVSRSTRRRAREELDAAAPYGSLRGRPRTVAAPDGTELYVELDGTGWPEPADLAPALPQQAPAQPEPAVMAEADGRSRRGWFARRRGAGPVDRSGLPGLLSGSGALARAGQAGPDTEPQAPAPPLTVVFCHGYCLNQDSWHFQRALLRDGMRLVFWDQRSHGRSERSRSYLAGEPASIDQLGGDLKAVLDAVVPEGPIVLVGHSMGGMTVMALADQHPELFRERVAGVALVGTLAGDWNSVTLGLPAVGAKLLRRLAPAAVRLLGRQVELVEATRRFGADVAAVFYRRFSFGSDDVDPQVVRFAEQLLDATPIDVVAEFYPAFGLHDKKAALAALHGIPVLVLAGTEDLLTPPAHSEDIARALPEAALVILPETGHLLMLERPDEVGLHLVELLHRAAGHAHAAPPPVPGAVRD from the coding sequence ATGACCGAACCCGTCGGCAGCAACCCGGTGGCAGCGGTGGCCAAGGCCGCCGGCACGGCCTCGGCCGGGGTGAGCCGGGCCGGCCTGATCGGCATCTCGCTGGGCGTGGTCGCGGCCGGCGCCGCCGCCGGTGTGGCGATCGAGCGCCTCACCGTCAGCCGGTCGACCCGCCGCCGGGCCCGCGAGGAGCTGGACGCGGCGGCACCGTACGGGTCGCTGCGCGGCCGCCCGCGCACCGTCGCCGCGCCGGACGGCACCGAGCTGTACGTGGAACTGGACGGGACGGGCTGGCCGGAGCCGGCCGACCTGGCGCCGGCCCTCCCGCAGCAGGCCCCGGCGCAGCCGGAGCCCGCGGTGATGGCGGAGGCGGACGGCCGGAGCCGGCGCGGCTGGTTCGCCCGCCGCCGCGGCGCCGGCCCGGTGGACCGCAGCGGCCTGCCCGGGCTGCTGTCCGGCAGCGGCGCCCTGGCCCGGGCCGGGCAGGCCGGCCCGGACACCGAGCCGCAGGCCCCGGCCCCGCCGCTCACCGTGGTGTTCTGCCACGGGTACTGCCTCAACCAGGACAGCTGGCACTTCCAGCGGGCCCTGCTGCGGGACGGGATGCGTCTGGTCTTCTGGGACCAGCGCAGCCACGGCCGCTCCGAGCGCTCCCGGTCGTACCTGGCCGGCGAGCCCGCCTCGATCGACCAGCTCGGCGGGGACCTGAAGGCGGTGCTGGACGCGGTCGTCCCGGAGGGGCCGATCGTGCTGGTCGGGCACTCCATGGGCGGCATGACGGTGATGGCGCTGGCCGACCAGCACCCGGAGCTGTTCCGGGAGCGGGTCGCCGGGGTCGCCCTGGTCGGCACGCTGGCCGGCGACTGGAACTCCGTCACGCTCGGCCTGCCCGCGGTCGGGGCCAAGCTGCTGCGCCGGCTCGCCCCGGCGGCCGTGCGGCTGCTCGGCCGCCAGGTCGAACTGGTCGAGGCCACCCGGCGGTTCGGCGCGGACGTCGCGGCGGTCTTCTACCGGCGCTTCTCCTTCGGTTCGGACGACGTCGATCCGCAGGTCGTCCGGTTCGCCGAGCAGTTGCTGGACGCCACCCCGATCGACGTGGTCGCGGAGTTCTACCCGGCGTTCGGCCTGCACGACAAGAAGGCCGCGCTGGCGGCGCTGCACGGCATACCGGTGCTGGTGCTGGCCGGCACCGAGGACCTGCTCACCCCGCCCGCGCACAGCGAGGACATCGCCCGCGCGCTGCCCGAGGCGGCCCTGGTGATCCTCCCCGAGACCGGGCACCTGCTGATGCTGGAGCGTCCCGACGAGGTCGGCCTGCACCTGGTGGAGCTGCTGCACCGCGCCGCCGGTCACGCGCACGCGGCCCCGCCGCCCGTGCCCGGCGCCGTCCGCGACTGA
- the alr gene encoding alanine racemase, whose protein sequence is MTTAKTTGTQALTHGVRAEAAIDLAALRDNLAALGARTDAALMAVVKADAYGHGALPCAREAVAAGVRWLGTATPEEALALRAAGIGPREARVLCWLWTPGGPWQQALRSHVDVSVSGMWALEELLDAVRATGVPGRIHLKADTGLGRNGCQPHDWPDLVAAALRAQAEGMVEVVGLWSHFAAADEPGHPSIQVQLDSFAAAVAHAEAAGVRPEVRHLANSPATLLLPQSHYDLVRPGLAMYGLSPVPDVGTPADFGLRPVMSLSARLALVKHVPGGHGVSYGHHYTTPGDTTLGLVPVGYADGIPRHASNTGPVQIGGKWRTVAGRVAMDQFVVDLGGDVPEVGEEVLVFGSGERGEPTAEDWGRASGTLSYEIITRIGARVPRRYVGASDR, encoded by the coding sequence ATGACAACTGCGAAGACGACCGGGACGCAGGCCCTCACCCACGGGGTCCGGGCCGAGGCCGCCATCGACCTGGCCGCCCTGCGCGACAACCTCGCCGCGCTGGGCGCCCGCACCGATGCCGCCCTGATGGCCGTGGTCAAGGCGGACGCCTACGGCCACGGCGCGCTGCCGTGCGCCCGGGAGGCCGTCGCGGCCGGGGTGCGCTGGCTCGGCACCGCGACCCCCGAGGAGGCGCTCGCCCTGCGGGCCGCCGGGATCGGGCCGCGCGAGGCCCGCGTCCTGTGCTGGCTGTGGACGCCGGGCGGCCCCTGGCAGCAGGCGCTGCGCTCGCACGTCGACGTGTCGGTCAGCGGCATGTGGGCGCTGGAGGAGCTGCTCGACGCCGTCCGCGCGACGGGCGTGCCGGGCCGCATCCACCTGAAGGCCGACACCGGCCTGGGCCGCAACGGCTGCCAGCCGCACGACTGGCCGGACCTGGTCGCGGCCGCGCTGCGGGCGCAGGCCGAGGGCATGGTCGAGGTGGTCGGCCTCTGGTCGCACTTCGCCGCCGCCGACGAGCCCGGCCACCCGTCCATCCAGGTCCAGCTGGACTCCTTCGCGGCCGCCGTGGCGCACGCCGAGGCCGCGGGGGTGCGCCCCGAGGTGCGGCACCTCGCGAACTCGCCCGCCACCCTGCTGCTGCCGCAGTCGCACTACGACCTCGTCCGGCCGGGCCTGGCCATGTACGGGCTGTCGCCGGTGCCGGACGTCGGCACCCCCGCCGACTTCGGGCTGCGCCCGGTGATGTCGCTGAGCGCCCGGCTCGCCCTGGTCAAGCACGTGCCCGGCGGGCACGGCGTCAGCTACGGGCACCACTACACGACGCCCGGCGACACCACCCTCGGCCTCGTCCCGGTCGGCTACGCCGACGGCATCCCGCGGCACGCCTCCAACACCGGCCCCGTCCAGATCGGCGGCAAGTGGCGCACCGTCGCCGGCCGGGTCGCCATGGACCAGTTCGTGGTGGACCTCGGCGGTGACGTCCCGGAGGTCGGCGAGGAGGTCCTCGTGTTCGGCAGCGGCGAGCGCGGTGAGCCCACGGCCGAGGACTGGGGCCGGGCCAGCGGCACCCTCAGCTACGAGATCATCACCCGGATCGGCGCCCGGGTTCCCCGCCGCTACGTGGGCGCCTCCGACCGATGA
- a CDS encoding holo-ACP synthase, producing the protein MIIGVGIDVAEIERFGASLERTPQLAERLFNDAELHLPSGARRGTASLAARFAAKEALAKALGAPGNLQWTDAEVHTEESGRPVLRVTGTVAARAAELGVRSWHVSLSHDAGVASAVVIAEG; encoded by the coding sequence GTGATCATCGGGGTCGGGATCGACGTCGCGGAGATCGAGCGGTTCGGGGCCTCGCTGGAGCGCACCCCGCAGCTCGCCGAGCGCCTGTTCAACGACGCGGAGCTGCACCTGCCGTCCGGAGCGCGGCGCGGCACGGCCTCGCTGGCCGCCCGGTTCGCGGCGAAGGAGGCGCTGGCCAAGGCGCTCGGCGCGCCCGGGAACCTGCAGTGGACGGACGCCGAGGTGCACACCGAGGAGTCCGGCCGCCCGGTGCTGCGGGTGACCGGCACGGTCGCCGCCCGGGCCGCCGAACTCGGCGTCCGCTCGTGGCATGTGTCGCTGAGTCACGACGCGGGCGTAGCGTCGGCGGTAGTGATCGCCGAGGGCTGA
- a CDS encoding Uma2 family endonuclease, with protein sequence MVAMPAVEHPLPADDLLRAFLELDTPPGFKAELFEGEIVVTAPPDGDHEDAVARFARAVARQAVQELYVSGGRGLITPHGRFIPDATVAPVGAFRDQWPWSAPTVVVLVLEVTSTHPQKDREAKRLGYASAGIPHYLLIDRDERQATLFTDPADGDYTAHVQVSFGKPLDLPAPFSFALDTEPLR encoded by the coding sequence ATGGTCGCCATGCCGGCCGTCGAGCACCCGCTGCCTGCGGACGACCTGCTCCGCGCGTTCCTGGAGCTGGACACCCCGCCGGGCTTCAAGGCCGAGCTCTTCGAAGGGGAAATCGTCGTGACAGCGCCCCCGGACGGGGACCACGAGGACGCCGTGGCACGGTTCGCGCGGGCTGTCGCCCGCCAAGCGGTCCAGGAGCTGTACGTCAGCGGGGGCAGAGGGCTGATCACCCCGCACGGGAGATTCATCCCGGATGCCACGGTCGCACCGGTCGGCGCCTTCCGGGACCAGTGGCCGTGGTCCGCACCGACCGTCGTCGTCCTCGTGCTGGAGGTCACCTCGACCCACCCGCAGAAGGACCGCGAGGCCAAGCGCCTGGGCTACGCGTCCGCCGGGATCCCGCACTACCTGCTGATCGACCGGGACGAGCGGCAGGCGACGCTCTTCACCGACCCCGCCGACGGCGACTACACCGCGCACGTGCAGGTGTCCTTCGGCAAGCCGCTCGACCTGCCGGCGCCGTTCTCGTTCGCGCTCGACACGGAGCCCCTGCGGTAG
- the glmS gene encoding glutamine--fructose-6-phosphate transaminase (isomerizing), with translation MCGIVGYVGSQTALDVVIAGLQRLEYRGYDSAGVAVQTQGLDGQWSLATDKRAGKLANLEKSLAETPLPAGTTGIGHTRWATHGGPTDANAHPHLDDHARVAVVHNGIIENFAQLRAELAERGHTLRSETDTEVVAHLLGEAYDGDLAEAMRAVCRRLDGAFTLVAVHADAPDVVVGARRNSPLVVGRGEGENFLASDVAAFIAHTREAIELGQDQVVELRREGVTVTNFDGTPAEVREYHVDWDASAAEKGGYDYFMLKEIAEQPKAVADTLLGRIGTDGRLHLDELRISDQVLREVDKVVIVACGTAFHAGMIAKYAIEHWTRIPCEVEVASEFRYRDPIMDDRTLVIAISQSGETMDTLMALRHAREQGAKVLAICNTNGSTIPRESDAVLYTHAGPEVAVASTKAFLTQLVACYLVALYLGQVRGTKWGDEIFGIIRELGDAPKQVEQVLETMEPVRELARSLADAKSVLFLGRHVGFPVALEGALKLKELAYMHAEGFAAGELKHGPIALIEEGLPVVVVVPSPRGRSILHDKIVSNIQEIRARGARTIVIAEEGDEAVVPYADHLIRIPVTPVLLQPLVSTVPLQVFACELATAKGHEVDQPRNLAKSVTVE, from the coding sequence ATGTGCGGAATCGTTGGATATGTGGGGTCCCAGACGGCCCTGGACGTAGTGATCGCGGGCCTGCAACGGCTGGAATACCGGGGGTACGACTCCGCCGGTGTGGCCGTGCAGACCCAGGGGCTCGACGGGCAGTGGAGCCTCGCCACGGACAAGCGGGCGGGCAAGCTCGCCAACCTCGAGAAGTCGCTGGCCGAAACCCCTCTCCCGGCCGGCACCACGGGCATCGGCCACACCCGCTGGGCCACCCACGGCGGCCCCACGGACGCCAACGCCCACCCCCACCTGGACGACCACGCCAGGGTCGCGGTCGTCCACAACGGGATCATCGAGAACTTCGCCCAGCTGCGTGCGGAGCTCGCCGAGCGGGGCCACACCCTCCGCTCGGAGACCGACACCGAGGTCGTCGCCCACCTCCTCGGCGAGGCGTACGACGGGGACCTGGCGGAGGCCATGCGGGCCGTCTGCCGCCGGCTGGACGGCGCCTTCACCCTCGTCGCCGTGCACGCCGACGCCCCGGACGTCGTCGTCGGCGCCCGCCGCAACTCCCCGCTGGTGGTCGGCCGCGGCGAGGGCGAGAACTTCCTCGCCTCCGACGTCGCCGCGTTCATCGCGCACACCCGTGAGGCGATCGAGCTCGGCCAGGACCAGGTCGTCGAGCTGCGCCGCGAGGGCGTGACCGTGACCAACTTCGACGGCACGCCCGCCGAGGTCCGCGAGTACCACGTCGACTGGGACGCCTCCGCCGCCGAGAAGGGCGGCTACGACTACTTCATGCTCAAGGAGATCGCCGAGCAGCCCAAGGCCGTCGCCGACACCCTCCTCGGCCGGATCGGCACCGACGGCCGTCTGCACCTCGACGAGCTGCGCATCTCCGACCAGGTGCTGCGCGAGGTCGACAAGGTCGTCATCGTGGCCTGCGGCACCGCGTTCCACGCCGGCATGATCGCCAAGTACGCGATCGAGCACTGGACCCGCATCCCCTGCGAGGTCGAGGTCGCCAGCGAGTTCCGCTACCGCGACCCGATCATGGACGACCGCACCCTGGTCATCGCCATCTCGCAGTCCGGCGAGACCATGGACACCCTGATGGCCCTGCGGCACGCCCGCGAGCAGGGCGCCAAGGTGCTGGCGATCTGCAACACCAACGGCTCCACCATCCCGCGCGAGTCCGACGCGGTGCTCTACACCCACGCCGGCCCGGAGGTCGCGGTCGCCTCGACCAAGGCGTTCCTGACCCAGCTGGTCGCCTGCTACCTGGTCGCGCTCTACCTCGGCCAGGTCCGCGGCACCAAGTGGGGCGACGAGATCTTCGGCATCATCCGCGAGCTCGGCGACGCGCCCAAGCAGGTCGAGCAGGTGCTGGAGACCATGGAGCCCGTCCGCGAGCTGGCCCGCTCGCTGGCCGACGCCAAGTCGGTGCTCTTCCTCGGCCGCCACGTGGGCTTCCCGGTCGCCCTGGAGGGCGCGCTGAAGCTCAAGGAGCTGGCGTACATGCACGCCGAGGGCTTCGCCGCCGGCGAGCTCAAGCACGGCCCGATCGCCCTGATCGAGGAGGGCCTGCCGGTCGTCGTGGTCGTCCCGTCGCCGCGCGGCCGGTCGATCCTGCACGACAAGATCGTCTCCAACATCCAGGAGATCCGGGCCCGCGGCGCGCGGACCATCGTGATCGCCGAGGAGGGCGACGAGGCGGTCGTGCCGTACGCCGACCACCTGATCCGCATCCCGGTGACCCCGGTGCTGCTCCAGCCGCTGGTCTCCACCGTGCCGCTCCAGGTCTTCGCCTGCGAGCTGGCCACCGCCAAGGGCCACGAGGTCGACCAGCCCCGCAACCTGGCGAAGTCCGTCACCGTCGAGTAG